AAAGGCCCAAGCCCCTGAGAAAAACTTACAAGACACTTTGATGCCAGAGAACGACAAATGTGATATTTATTCTGTTTAATTGCAAAAACATTTTTGTTAAATTCATATGGTTAAATTCACCATAAGTTAGGTTTTAGGCCCTGTGCCTTTGAATGTGTGGCTAACTGATACAACCCACTTCCGCTAGCATTGCTAGATTCTCAAAAAAAATGCTAGCCAGGAGAATCTGGACATTGCTTAACAAACAGCTAACAATGGTTGGGAGGAAACGAAAATAGGGAAAGATGAGAATAAAACTGATAAATAATTACTTTTAACCTCCAAAACACAGGGGTTTGccttgaaatgtgtctgttaaaACGAATACCTCTAATACTGTTTTGCTGAGTGTTGAGTTTTGTGACGTGACAAAACATCCCTACTGCCAAGTTTGTGTTTGTAGAGTTGAAAATAAAGTGTATTGTTTTGTCAAAAACCCTCCAGCTACAGTGCACGTTATTCTTCACTCCGTCTTTGTCACTATTTCGTCATATCCGTGGACACCACACTTCCTGCCTGCCACCTGGCAACCGAACGTGAGAGCTTCCTGTACTCCTCCTCCtaccaggggagagggagacaagatgATTGATTGCATTTTGGGTGTAGAAAATACAAATATCACCTTACCATTTGACtatgtgtaaaaaaaataaaaaataaaagtaatatCCTCTCACCATTTGACAGGGTGTAATAAAAATAAAAGTCATATCCTCTCACCATTTGACAGGGTGTAGATCACTGAAGCATTGAAAGTGTCGCCTGCTCCGAGCGTGTCCACAACAGCCTCCGGTGGAAAGGCATCTGAGTGGACCACTATGCCATCAGGACCCATCGCATCTGCCCCTTTCTCTGCCCAGGCACATATGAGGACAGCCCTGGAACACAGGAAGCCTGCTTTCAGGTGTTGAGACTACAATGGAAAACTGGATCAGAATATGAAGAGTTAACAGTGGCATAAAGTTTTAGACTGTACCCCCCCCCTGCACATCCTCGCCCTCTTTTCCCCCAATccgtctgtcagtcagtctcttTCCAGCCATCTTTCCGTCCATCggtctctctacctacctacctacctgtctgtacctcgctctcttcctccatctgtgTGTCCACTCACCCTTTCTTCACTCTGTGGTAGAGGCCCTTCAGAGCACTGGCAGCGGAGTGGAAGCCAAAATGCATGGCCACATCTTTACTGACAaacacctggagaggagagaaaaacgtTGTTTCAGGTCAGGTACAGGGCAGTGCTATGACAGTTACCAGGTTTGGTAATGCCCTCTTTAATGCCAGCAATGACATAATCAGGATAAATATTGATGAACTATCATTCTATACATGTTATATAGGGGGGCTGGGCATCCTTATAAGGCCATGTGGGCTGGGCATCCTTATAAGGCCATGTGGACTGGGCATCCTTATAAGGCCATGTGGGCTGGGCATCCTTATAAGGCCATGTGGGCTGGGCATCCTTATAAGGCCATGTGGACTGGGTATCCTTATAAGGCCATGTGGACTGGGCATCCTTATAAGGCCATGTGGGCTGGGCATCCTTATAAGGCCATGTGGACTGGGCATCCTTATAAGGCCATGTGGGCTGGGCATCCTTATAAGGCCATGTGGACTGGGTATCCTTATAAGGCCATGTGGACTGGGCATCCTTATAAGGCCATGTGGACTGGGCATCCTTATAAGGCCATGTGGACTGGGCATCCTTATAAGGCCATGTGGACTGGGCATCCTTATAAGGCCATGTGGACTGGGCATCCTTATAAGGCCATGTGGACTGGGCATCCTTATAAGGCCATGTGGACTGGGCATCCTTATAAGGCCATGTGGACTGGGCATCCTTATAAGGCCATGTGGACTTGGCATCCTTATAAGGCCATGTGGACTGGGAATCCTTATAAGGCCATGTGGACTGGGCATCCTGAAGATGCAAGGCACTCTCACAATAAAAATGTATCAAAATCAATCTCCAAACctgtagagaacattgaacatgTTTTTGTCTGTCTAGATGTTGTCGGGAGGCATTGTTCCAGAGTGTTATGGGTGATACTCATGCTGTCAGCGAGGGAGTCGTACCACATCACCATAGTGGAAGAGCTGGTACAGAGGCTCCCTGGTCTTCTCTATCTCCACGGATACGGTGATCCTGTGTTGCTGTGGCAACGTGTTGTTACACAGCTCCACCTGCTGGATCATCTTCACCTGCTCCTCGGCATTACGGCCCTGTCATATGTCAAACATGTTATAAACATGACCAAAACCGGTCATGGGATGTTACACTGTTGGTCATGTTTATAACATGTTCGTATTTTAAGTGTTATAAACAGTACATGATACAAAAATGGTTGAATCATGATTAAATATAGAGTTCTATGAAATGAATGTTCAAGTCTTCATTGACATATTTTTAAattctccctgaccaagtctgtaatacctacatgttttaagtagaccaccatagtccctgtcccAAGAGAGCGAAGgtcacctgcctaaatgactaccgccccgtagcacacacgtcagtagccatgaagtgctttgaaaggctggtcatggcgaACATCAACAcaatcatcccggaaaccctagacccactccaattcgcataccgcaccaacagaccCACAGATGAGAATGCTGTTCCTTGACAacaactcagcgttcaacaccatagtgtccacaaagctcatcactaagctaaggaccctgggactaaacacctccctctgcaactggatcctggacttcctgacgggccgaccccaggtggtaagagtaggtaacgacatatctgccacgctgatcctcaacacgagggcccctcaggggagcgtgcttagtcccctcctgtaccctCTTTTCACCCACGattgcgtggccaagcacgacttcaacaccatcattaagttcactgacgacacaacggtggtaggcctgatcaccgacaacgctgagacagcctatagggaggaggtcagagacctgtcagtatggtgccaggacaacaacctcttcctcaacgtgagcaaaacaaaggagatgatcgtggactacaggaaaaggagggctgaacacgCCCCAATTAACATCACtagggctgtagtagagcgggtcgagagtttcaagttccttggtgtgcacatcaacaaactatcatggtccaaacacaccgaaGAAGTTGTGAAGAGGGTATGACAATGCCCtttcccccccaggagactgaaaagatttggcatgggtcttcagatcctcaaaaaagttctacagctgcaccatcgagagcatggttgcatcaccacctggtctGGCAACTTCTCGGCATACGTAAGGCGCTACACagggtagtgcatacagcccagtaTATCACAGGGGGCAAgcttcctgccctccaggacctatataccaggcggtgtcagatgaaggcccaatacattgtcaaagactccagtcacccaagtaatagacggttctctctgctaccacacggcaagtggtaccggagcaccaagtctaggaccaaaaggctccttaacagcttctacccccaagccataagactgttgaacaattaataaaatggccaccggactatttacatcgatctccctcccttttgtacactgctgctactcgctgtttattatctatgcatagtcactttacccctaccgacatgtacaaattacttcgactaacctgtaccccctcacatggactcggtaccagtaccctctgtataaagcctcattACTGTGGTTTTATTGtggtactttttatttttttttaaatttagtttatttagtaaatactttcttaaaactgcattgttggttaaggtcttgtaagcaagtatttcactgtaaggtctacacatgttgtatttggtgaatgtgacaaataacatttgatttgatcaataaGGTCAAAGTTGAACCTAAATCTAGAGTAGAGTGTTCTATAATCTCTTTGTGAGCTCACCTCCCAGTGGATCCATTTGTACTGACTGAAATCTACCTTAGAGAAGTCTGCTGCTGACACATCAGGCAGGtttctgagagaaagagagagggggggagaaagaaagaggggaagagagggagatggggaagagagagaggggagagagttggagggagggggaggaagagaaaaagaggggggataagaggggggaaagagaaacAAAGAGATGTCCTTTTGTAAACAAAATTATTAGTAACCTTATTGGATaggcaacctggactcagggttagatgtaacatagtaaatgttatTCTGGGACACAATTAGTATGataggttgcagttgtaaatgagaacttgttctcaactggcctatcaggttaaataatggtgaaataaaaagttgtgttttgtatggtatgtattaatttgatGTCCAttatccatttcgtatgatatgttgtgaactgcaattcgtacaatatgctacgaatttgcaaaacgtataatatattacgaattccaatttgttgtagcTAGCATTATCTCGGTGGCAAATACTAGATTGCTAAAGTTAGCTCGGCTGGGGGGTTGGGGAGtcaggttaaagggttaaggttaatggAAGGGTTAGCTAAGAAGTTACAAAGTAGCAATTAGCCGCAAAGTAGCTAGTTAGCAAACATTTTAAATTTGTCCATGATGACATTCTAAtacacaacctttgggttgctagacatttgcTTTATATGCCTGCTCATCCACCCTACTTTAGtgtttgccttaagtaaccttctgtctttcGTAAACATaacaaacgtaacatatcatacgaatttGAGTGTCCCCGGATTTACATTTATATATTAAgtgtatgagaccaggctgggatAGGAAATCAAGCTAGCTTAATAGATATAGAATAGATTAGAATGAGAAAAGTTAGGCTACTGAGTTCATAATCAAaaactgggaggagaggagggtgtcaATCTCAAATCTGATTGGTTGTCATGTTACACCATAGAGCCCCAGAAATGCACCATACCAAGTTTGACAGAAAACTCATCTTGAAACGAGGGAAAGTTCATACTCCCACCCTACTAGCTGATTGGCTGCTTTTTAGGCAATTGAGAAATAAATGGACCGgaagaataaaaataaaaaaagtcaaCATCTAGGTGATTTCTTGATGCTATGACAGAGTCTGCTGGTGATCCCGCTAaattctggaaaacggttaacttcttggtgacaggggggcagtattgagtagcttggatgaataaggtgcccatagtaaactgcctgctactctgtaccagatgctaatatatgcatattattagtagtattggatagaaaaaactctgaagtttctaaaactgtttgattgatgtctgagtataacataactcatatggcaggcgaaaacctgagataaATCCAACCAGGCAGTGGGGAATCCGAGGCTTGTAGTTTTTTAAttcagcccctattgtagatacagtgggatattggttatgttgcacttcctaaggcttccactagatgtcaacagtctttagaactttgtttgaggcttctactgtgaagtgggaccgaatgagagaggaatgagtcaggtgtctggcagagtgccacaggctcGTATCGCGCGGTCACAAGAgcgttagctctcgttccattgcttttctacagacataggaattctccggttggaacattattgatttatgataaaaacatcctaaaggattgattctatacttaatttgacaagtttctatgggctgtaacggaacttttaaAAACTTTTAGTCCGAtgttcggctggacctgaacgCGCGTTTGGATTCGTTTACCAAACGAAGCTATTTGGTCATAAATTAtgaacattatcgaacaaatcaaacatttatggtggaattgggattcctgggagtgcattctgatgaagatcaaaggtaagtgaatatttataatgccatttctgactaatgttgactacacaatatggcggatatctttttggctgctttgttgtctgaacgctgtactcagattattgcatggttagctttttccgtaaagttttcaaatctgacacagcggttgtattAAGGAGAAGTATCTCTGTAATtccttgtattttcatcaacatttatgagtatttctgtaaattgatgtggctctctgtaaAATCAccgcagacagattatttcactgtatcacaattccagtgggtcagaagtttacatacattaagttgactgtgcctttaaacagcttggaaaattccagaaaatgatgtcatggctttagaagcttctgataggctaattgacatcatttttgtcaattgggggtgtacctgtggatgtatttcaaggcctaccttcaaactcagtgccacttTCCTTGATATcaggggaaaatcaaaagaaaatcagccaagacctcagaagaaaattgtagacctccacaagtctggttcatccttgggaaaaatgtccaaatgcctgaaggtaccacgttcatctgtacaaacaatagtacgcaagtataaacaccatgggactacacagccatcataccgctctggaaggagacgcattctgtctcctagagatgaacaacagcaaaggactttgtgaagatgctggaagaaacaggtacaaaagtatctgtatccacagtaaaacgaatcctataatcaacataacctgaaaagccgctcagcaaggacaaagccactgctccaaaacagccataaaaaagccagactatggtttgcaactgcacatggggacaaaggtcaTAATTTTTGGAAACgtcctctggtccgatgaaacaaaaatagaactggccatattgaccatcgttatgtttggaggaaaaatggggaggcttgcaagccgaagaacaccatcccaaccgtgaagcacaggggtggcagtaaCATgtttgtgagggtgctttgctgcaggagggactggtacacttcacaaaatagatgacatcagtcaggtagttaaagcttggtcgcaaatgggtcttccaaatgcacaattaccccaagcatacttccaaagttatggcaaaatggcttaaggacttaaggtattggagtggccatcacaaagccctgacctcaatcctatagaaaatcctaaaccaaaacgtttgacccaagttaaacaatttaaaggcaatgctaccaaatactaattgagtgtatgtaaacttcgggtccactgggaatgtgttgaAAGAAAGAAATGCGGAAATAAATCATttgctctactattattctgacattttacattcttaaaatgattcttaaaatgaagtggtgatcctaactgagctaagaaagggaatttttactaggattaaatgtcaggaattgtaggcctcctgggtggcgcagtggttatgggctctgtactgcagcgccagctgtgccatcagagactctgggttcgcgcccaggctctgtcgtaaccggctgcgaccgTGGGGCGatacacaattggcctagcgttgtccgggttagggagggcttggtcggtagggatgtccttgtctcaccagagactcctgtggcgggccgggcgcagtgcgcgctaaccaaggttgccaggtgcacggtgtttcctctgacacattggtgcggctggcttccgggttggatggcgctgtgttaagaagcagtgcggcttggttgggttgtgtatcggaggacgtgtgactttcaaccttcgtctctcccgagtccgtacgggagttgtagcgatgagacaagatagtagctactacaacaaccttcgtctctcccgagtccgtacgggagttgtagcgatgagacaagatagtagctactacaacaaccttcgtctctcccgagtccgtactggagttgtagcgatgagacaagatagtagctactacaacaaccttcgtctctcccgagcccgtactggagttgtagtgatgagacaagatagtagctactacaacaaccttcgtctctcccgagcccgtactggagttgtagtgatgagacaagatagtagctactacaacaaccttcgtctctcccgagcccgtactggagttgtagtgatgagacaagatagtagctactacaacaaccttcgtctctcccgagcccgtactggagttgtagtgatgagacaagatagtagctactacaacaaccttcgtctctcccgagcccgtactggagttgtagtgatgagacaagatagtagctactacaacaaccttcgtctctcccgagtccgtactggagttgtagtgatgagacaagatagtagctactacaacaaccttcgtctctcccgagcccgtactggagttgtagtgatgagacaagatagtagctactacaacaaccttcgtctctcccgagcccgtactggagttgtagtgatgagacaagatagtagctactacaacaaccttcgtctctcccgagcccgtactggagttgtagtgatgagacaagatagtagctactacaacaaccttcgtctctcccgagcccgtactggagttgtagtgatgagacaagatagtagctactacaacaaccttcgtctctcccgagtccgtactggagttgtagtgatgagacaagatagtagctactacaacaaccttcgtctcccgagtccgtactggagttgtagtgatgagacaagatagtagctactacaacaaccttcgtctctcccgagtccgtactggagttgtagtgatgagacaagatagtagctactacaacaaccttcgtctctcccgagcccgtactggagttgtagtgatgagacaagatagtagctactacaacaaccttcgtctctcccgagcccgtactggagttgtagcgatgagacaagatagtagctactacaacaaccttcgtctctcccgagcccgtactggagttgtagcgatgagacaagatagtagctactacaacaaccttcgtctctcccgagcccgtactggagttgtagcgatgagacaagatagtagctactacaacaaccttcgtctctcccgagcccgtactggagttgtagcgatgagacaagatagtagctactacaacaaccttcgtctctcccgagcccgtactggagttgtagtgatgagacaagatagtagctactacaacaaccttcgtctctcccgagcccgtactggagttgtagtgatgagacaagatagtagctactacaacaaccttcgtctctcccgagtccgtactggagttgtagtgatgagacaagatagtagctactacaacaaccttcgtctctcccgagcccgtactggagttgtagtgatgagacaagatagtagctactacaacaaccttcgtctctcccgagcccgtactggagttgtagtgatgagacaagatagtagctactacaacaaccttcgtctctcccgagcccgtactggagttgtagtgatgagacaagatagtagctactacaacaaccttcgtctctcccgagtccgtactggagttg
The genomic region above belongs to Oncorhynchus nerka isolate Pitt River linkage group LG18, Oner_Uvic_2.0, whole genome shotgun sequence and contains:
- the khk gene encoding ketohexokinase isoform X1, with amino-acid sequence MGDKKILCIGLVCLDIINVVDKYPEEDTDTRCLSQRWQRGGNASNSCTVLSLLGAPCAFMGSLAPGHVADFVLDDFQKYQIDISLLSEHPHSSFPTSMIISNVTTGTRTILHMNSFIVGDFSRRGVDISSVAWQREGETPCACCVVCPPRGSRTVVLSDTNLPDVSAADFSKVDFSQYKWIHWEGRNAEEQVKMIQQVELCNNTLPQQHRITVSVEIEKTREPLYQLFHYGDVVFVSKDVAMHFGFHSAASALKGLYHRVKKGAVLICAWAEKGADAMGPDGIVVHSDAFPPEAVVDTLGAGDTFNASVIYTLSNGGGVQEALTFGCQVAGRKCGVHGYDEIVTKTE
- the khk gene encoding ketohexokinase isoform X2, encoding MGDKKILCIGLVCLDIINVVDKYPEEDTDTRCLSQRWQRGGNASNSCTVLSLLGAPCAFMGSLAPGHVADFIVGDFSRRGVDISSVAWQREGETPCACCVVCPPRGSRTVVLSDTNLPDVSAADFSKVDFSQYKWIHWEGRNAEEQVKMIQQVELCNNTLPQQHRITVSVEIEKTREPLYQLFHYGDVVFVSKDVAMHFGFHSAASALKGLYHRVKKGAVLICAWAEKGADAMGPDGIVVHSDAFPPEAVVDTLGAGDTFNASVIYTLSNGGGVQEALTFGCQVAGRKCGVHGYDEIVTKTE
- the khk gene encoding ketohexokinase isoform X3, which encodes MGDKKILCIGLVCLDIINVVDKYPEEDTDTRCLSQRWQRGGNASNSCTVLSLLGAPCAFMGSLAPGHVADFVLDDFQKYQIDISLLSEHPHSSFPTSMIISNVTTGTRTILHMNRNLPDVSAADFSKVDFSQYKWIHWEGRNAEEQVKMIQQVELCNNTLPQQHRITVSVEIEKTREPLYQLFHYGDVVFVSKDVAMHFGFHSAASALKGLYHRVKKGAVLICAWAEKGADAMGPDGIVVHSDAFPPEAVVDTLGAGDTFNASVIYTLSNGGGVQEALTFGCQVAGRKCGVHGYDEIVTKTE
- the khk gene encoding ketohexokinase isoform X4 produces the protein MLQMTISHSFVLDDFQKYQIDISLLSEHPHSSFPTSMIISNVTTGTRTILHMNSFIVGDFSRRGVDISSVAWQREGETPCACCVVCPPRGSRTVVLSDTNLPDVSAADFSKVDFSQYKWIHWEGRNAEEQVKMIQQVELCNNTLPQQHRITVSVEIEKTREPLYQLFHYGDVVFVSKDVAMHFGFHSAASALKGLYHRVKKGAVLICAWAEKGADAMGPDGIVVHSDAFPPEAVVDTLGAGDTFNASVIYTLSNGGGVQEALTFGCQVAGRKCGVHGYDEIVTKTE